Proteins from a genomic interval of Sparus aurata chromosome 21, fSpaAur1.1, whole genome shotgun sequence:
- the basp1 gene encoding brain acid soluble protein 1 homolog, producing the protein MGGKLSKKKKGYNVNDEKAKDKDAKAEGASAEESEAPKDNKDEAAADTKEVANDTAAKEAPAADAAAPKEEEKNAAPAAKEPEKPAANAEPKEAPKSAEPAKAEEKPAAPAPAKEAAPAAKEPEAKAAAPTPAAESKDEADAKKTEAPAAPAAKAEAAPAASPDPKPTEAPAKEAAAAAAAAAAPSSTPASEPPAKEANATEAPSKDQTVAVQD; encoded by the coding sequence ATGGGAGGCAAGCTCAGCAAAAAGAAGAAGGGATACAATGTAAACGATGAAAAGGCCAAAGACAAGGATGCCAAGGCAGAGGGGGCCTCCGCTGAGGAGAGCGAGGCGCCGAAAGACAACAAAGACGAGGCTGCTGCCGACACTAAGGAGGTAGCGAACGACACGGCGGCCAAGGAGGCTCCGGCAGCCGACGCTGCAGCGCctaaagaggaggagaagaacgCAGCTCCTGCCGCCAAGGAGCCCGAGAAACCCGCCGCCAACGCCGAGCCTAAAGAGGCACCTAAGAGCGCCGAGCCCGCCAAGGCTGAGGAGAAACCAGCTGCTCCCGCCCCGGCCAAGGAAGCGGCCCCCGCCGCCAAGGAGCCCGAGGCCAAGGCCGCGGCGCCGACCCCGGCGGCTGAGAGTAAAGATGAGGCCGACGCCAAAAAGACTGAGGCCCCCGCGGCACCAGCAGCCAAAGCCGAGGCAGCCCCCGCTGCCTCCCCTGACCCCAAGCCCACAGAGGCGCCGGCAAAGgaggccgccgccgccgccgccgccgccgcagcCCCTAGTTCAACACCAGCCAGCGAGCCTCCCGCCAAGGAGGCGAACGCCACAGAGGCACCAAGCAAGGATCAAACCGTAGCAGTTCAAGATTAA